GTCCCCTTTGACTTATCTGATTGTCTGTAGCATCGTCTCTTCTGTCATCCCATAGTGTTTGGGgtttttcctgggggggggggaggttctcgctctggaccccccccccccctgcagcccaTCTGATGGCCTCCAGAGCCGAACACAAATTACTCCAGGCGAGGTCTCGGCCCCGACACGTACAGAGGCAGCGtcgcttccttcccccccccccccctgtgtaaagtgcgaaaagcggaatataaaatgtAAACGAATGAATCGTCCGACAGCAACGCACTAAGCCGTCCGCATCGGCCTGGGCGTGGTGGACGTGCAGACGTCTCTCAGCCGACCtctgctgacccccccccccccccccccccgagtctatCCGAACAAAGCCTGCTTCGTTGCCCCCGTCGTTCCTGAGCGGCATCCCGGCTTCCCTCCGCACCTATCCCGCAAGGTTTCTGGGATCGCCGGGCCCGGGTCTCCTGGCTCACGATGCGGACGGGGGCCCGGTGAAGGCAGCGAGGATTCAGGACGAGCAGGGCCCGAGCAGGGAGCGCTCGATGTGCTGACACAGGCAAGGCACGGCAGCCTCCCGCGCGTGGAGGGAGCGCGACGTCcgcggcagccggccggcgcccAGCAGCCCGGCGTAGCAGGCGCCATAGAGGGTGAGCAACCAGGACGCAGCCTCCTGCaggaaaaaagggagagagagagagagagaaacgtgCATGGGTCGGCAGCGGGCCTTCACTTAATGAGAATAAGAGTGCGGAGGTTAAGGGTCAGCTCCTCAGGCGAAGGCCTCTCTCGAGCCCAGCCCGGAAGGCTGGAGATTCACCCCGGGGCCTGGATACCTGCGGCGTGCCTCCGGGCACCAGGCTGACCACCACGGTGTGGGCTGGGGCCGAGCGAAGCCTTCCCTGTCCGGAAGCTTCACCGTCGTTTTCCCCTTCTCTGCTCCCGTGCAGCAAGGGGGTCTCCTCTGAATCCATGCTCTTGGCTCCGGCGGCTTGCAGGGGGACGGGGCCGTTCTCCATCACGCTGACGCAGAATCCGCCCATTTTCCGGCGCACCCCCGCCTGTcccagaataaaaaaagaaaaatgggaacGGTTACAGTTTTACAGAGCATTTCTTAAAAAATAGGGAGGTTAAGAGACTGGCCTCAGGTCGAGCAGTGAGAGCTAGTGGCAACGGTAGGATTGGTGCCTGGGGCCCTCCGTACTGGGCTGTCACATagggcaaaaataaaaaaaatggtggcagtagtgggatAATCCTTACAGTTAATCAGATGGCTCAGTTCCCCACTGTATCTGTTTCATGCACAAAGGATGGATTGGTGCATTCACCTGCAGGGGATTCTGGGAGCCCGGTCTTCCCTCCAGAAGTTGGATCAGTCTTTGCAGACAGTCCCCGACATCAAAAAAGCAGAAGGTGAGCTGGGAAAGGCAAAAGACtcgagagaaaaagaaaacaaacaacaacaaaaaaaaaaacacagtacaACATACATGGGACAACACACACATGAACGAGCAGTTTTACAGACGCACACGCATGTCATTAACCGACCATGGTCGCAGCTGCACACATTAAGTGCCCCTCTGACCCCCAGCCCGGCGAGCTGCACTATTGAACACTACCTGCAAGCGCCCCATGCAGCTCTCCATGCAGTCCGACAGTCCCACCAGCAGCCGGTGGCCCCGCAGCCCTTCGTTGGCTCTCATCAGGCGCACATCGCTGTTCATGGTGACctgtaaaaaggggtggggggggcggaagctGGAGATCAgaggtcacggggggggggaataaagggGGGATGGATCGTGGCCAGGGCGCGGGCGACCCCTCTTGCTTACCTGTCCCCGGCTGCGGCCGAGGAGCAGCGCGACGGCTCCGGCAAAGAGCACCGACGCAGCGCTGAACCCCAAGCAGGAGACGGCGAGGTGTTCCTCGACGAGGGGGCGCAGGAAGAGGTGAAAGGTCGAGAAGAGGGCGCACCAGGCCAGGACGTACAGCGTCTaaatggtgaatagaacggaaaatgtcataatgcctctgtatcgctccatggtgagaccgcaccttgaatactgtgtacaattctggtcgctgcatctcaaaaaagatataattgtgatggagaaggtacagagaaggctaccaaatgataaggggaatggaacagctcccctatgaggaaagactaaagaggttaggacttttcagcttggagaagagacggctgaggggggatatgatagaggtgtttaaaatcatgagaggtctagaacgggtagatgtgactcggttatttactctttcgaataatagaaggactagggggcattccatgaagttagcatggggcacatttaaaactaatcggagaaagttctttttcactcaacgcacaattaaactctggaatttgttgccagaggatgtggtgagtgcagttagtgtagctgggttcaaaaaaggtttggataagttcttggaagagaagtccattaatggctattaatcaagttgacttagagaatagccactgccattagcaatggttacatggaatagacttagtgtttgggtaattgccaggttcttgtggcctggtttggcctctgttggaaacaggatgctgggcttgatggacccttggtctgacccagcatggcaatttcttatgttcttaaaccaggGGGAAGGAGATGAAATCGCAGGAGATATCGGAGCAGGATCGTTGTTGCATTCTGCGCTCAGTTACTGCGGAGCGACACCGACAGACGCACAAAGCTCGGGGTGTGTTTTCCTCCTACAGTGGTTCTGCCTAATTACGGGCCGATacggtacagtgcgctccgacggagcacacggatagccggcatttggacgcgtgttttcgacacgctagctttaccccttattcagtaagggggtaatagcgcgtccgaaatgcacgtccaacccccccgaaactaatagcgcccgcaacatgcaaatgcatgttgcgggcgctattaggtattcccgtgcgattcagaaaacaaaatgtgcagccaagccgtacattttactttcagaaactagcgcctacccaaaggtaggcgctagtttctgccggcaccgggaaagtgcacagaaaagcagtaaaaactgcttttctgcgcaccctccgacttaatatcatggcgatattaagtcggaggtcccgaaagtttaaaaaagttaaaaaccggaagctcaattttgccggcgtccggtttccgaacccgtggctgtcagcgggctcgaggaccgacgccggcaaaattgagcgtgggctgtcaaacccgctgacagccgccgctcctgtccgaaaagaggcgctagggacgcgctagtgtccctagcgcctctttttaccgccgggcctaatttaaattaatttgtttactgaatcgcccactctcccgcgttttttttttactgaatcggcccataagTTAGCTGGGATCATGAAACGGCGGAGGTCTTGGTAAAGCTAAgctcaggaagggaagggaagggacgaCTTACGGGAGCCAGGAGAGTCAGGAAccagcaggagctgaagcagagaaaCCTTCTGACTTCGGGAGCGTCCAGGGCCTGACGTAGGGGCAGCTCGTAATCCTCTGATGGGACCTGTGGTGGGGGAAGAGTCGCAGAgcgaaggaggagggagagaaagttgATTAAAGGCAGAGCATTAATAACCTATGCCACAAGTTGCACTGATCTCAGCTGAATTCTATTGCCCCGGGACTTGGCCGCAGataaaaaaatcaagcaagaagcCATGGACAAATGGGTCAGAAGTCGGGGGACCGAGCCCTACTCACCCGCAGTCCATGCCGGGCGAAGGCTGGCCCGCAAGCCCCGTAATCAAAGCCCGGGCCCCAGCAGGGGGCCCCGGTGCCGAGAGTCAGGAGCACGCGTCCGTTATAGAGGGGAGCCGCCCGGTCCTGGAGGCACCCGCTCCCCTCCGGATCCTCCGGAcctgcagccaaaaaaaaaaaggaagagagagagagagagagaaccaggcAAGATGAAATCCCTCCACCAGCAGCGAGGTGGCCACCGTGCCCGCCgcgccgaccccccccccccccccggggtgcCGCCGTGCTCGACGAGAAAAACCCTTCCTCGACCCCCGCGCGCGAGTCACGCCGTGTGTGCCCCGGCGCCCGTCCCcggtaacaaaacaaaaacctcccCCCCATGACCTTCGCACAACAGAAGGTCTCGGAGATCTGCAGCGACGCCTCCTAAGGtcttacccccccaccccctccccggaCGAGTGTCCGGTGTTATTTTGGCCTGCAACCCCGGACGCCCTCCGGCTTCCCACGCCTATCCCCACACCCGTCTTTCCGTGGGAAGCACAAGAGAGCGGGTAAGAAGGGGCTGAGGGTTCTGCGCCCGAGACACAGAGAGGCCCCTGCGATCCAAACattcgggaaggggggggggggaaatccttgGATTTCGGACCGGCCTGGGTCACggacggggggggggagaaagcccTTCGGGGGAAAACCTGCGTGCCGGGAGTCCGTTGTGCACGCCTCGGGATGGCCCGCGGGGAGACGCAGGTCGATGGCCGTCTGGCCAGGTCTCGGAGCGCCGCTCTCCGTCCCGTCCATCTCTCCTGCGctgggagaaaaagaagaaaaccaaaaacgAGCCATGCCTTTAATATCTTTATATTTATTCTGATTTAATAAACTGCCCTCATACAGCTCTGGGCGGTCTTACTATTaataatatttcatttatttatttagtgattttttttaatataccgcggcacgttaagaacatcacctcggtttacaatgaacaataaatcagcaacggGCTTTACAATCAGATGAAATTAAGAGGAAACAAACATTATATAtatcaaaataatacaaaacaattAAATCAATGACAGTCATAACAACatttaataggaaaaaaaaaaaaaaaaggccgtgCACGCATTCACAAAGCAGAGACCCGGGCCGGGCGCTGGAAAGGAGAcggtcaaatttttttttatttttttttgcacggAGAACCGAGAATCCTATTTCTGCGACGGGCAGACCATAGCAAGGACGGTTCCCGGGGGTCCCCGTCACCTCTGGCCAGGTGAAGGTTTTAGAGCTGcgataggaaaaaaaataaaatcaacttACCGGGGCCAGTTCTTTCATTAGGCAAACTACATGGCTGTCTTCTAGGGCACCGacattgttttgggggggggggggtatcaaaCCCCTGAAATGTCCAGGTGCGAGCTACCTGCGTTTAAGGCGCAGCAGCCTacaggggaagggaatggagaataccCGGGGGCAGATGTGAGAGCCGGAGCCAGGTGGGTTGCGGAGAGTTGGGGACGCTGGGCGGGCAGGGGTGGAGAGGTTTCGGGGGGCAAGGtaggagacggggggggggggggtagagcaggacttcccaaactgtgggtcaggggtcacaaaaccttcagccgAGGTCGCAAGTGCCTGAAACGGCCGGCGCCCCCGGCGAATGGTCCCCCACTCTCCCGTGAGTTTTCTGCGGCCACGGGGGAGCCTCGCTTGAGGAGGATGGGGACCGGCGCGGGGACTGGgagctcgccccccccccccccccccatgttaacTGCCGCAGCCGCTTGCGGATCACGGTCAGGGTGGGGGTCGAGTGCTCACCGGCTGGgggagattgccactgctcctctcctcctcacccaccactgaacctgatcaagagagaagaaaaaaaaaccaccttgctctctcttcccaccaCTTGTCATCCACGTTTGCCCCAGTACCCAGAGGAAAATGCTGCTGCTCACCCTTGCACGAGGGAGGCATTTATTTGGGATAAGGGAGGGCTCAGGTACAGGAGTGTGAAGGCTGGAGTAGCTGGAGAAAGGGACTGGCTGAGGGGGAATGACAGAAGACTGGGGGATAAAAGAGAGGACCaccttgggagggagggggtgaggaagaGCGGATGGGGTTGAAAGTgagggaggatcagcttggtggtGGGGGTCGGGAGGAGAGATAAGCTGTAGTGTGGACAGCGGGAGGAGGGATGCGGGAGGTGATGGAGGGTGAGAGCTGGATGCTGAAGGGGGGAGGCGAGAGAGAGGGACACCGTGCCGGAGCCGGTGGGTGAGGGCAGAGGCGCCCGTAGTGGAAGGGTGAGAGAAGCAGGGTGCTCCTTGCTGTGTACCCGAGGAaggttccccctccctccccgtccGCGGGTGCCTGCTCAGGggcggggctgctgctgctgcgctacaggctGGCGCAGGTAAACAGAGAGAGCGAGCGTCGCATGCacctgagggaggggggagggacgcCGCGCCGGAGCCGgtggatagggggggggggggttgaaagaTTCAGGGTTCCCCTTACTCTGTATCCGGGGAGGGTCTGCCCCCGTCCGCGGGTGCTTGCTCAGGGGCGGGGCTGCCGCTGCGCTTCAGGCTGGCGCAGGTAAACAGCCAGCGTCGCATgcacctgaggggggggggtctcaccTGTCCGTCTCTgtgagcgaggggggggggggaggtcaccttcagagcctgctgacagcctcacctcctcctccctggCGACTCCTGACAGTGCTGAGTCAGAGCTGGGGGTGAGTCAGCAGGAGACTCCCACTCCCCGGCTAGAAGGAGTCACCTGACAAGCAGCACCGCTGGCTCCGCCTTTTAACCCGTTGCCTCCTGAGGCCAGGGATCGGCTTGCTTTCCCTCACTCCAGGCAATTATGATTTCTGCTTGGGGGCTCAGCATGGCATACCACCCCCTTGGTAGGGTTGCCACCTGGATTCAGATTTCCAGGACAAGtcgatccggtcctggttttattcccctGCCCGCAGGAACTTCTATTCTTCGTTTTCTGAGGGCAGGCAATGGGTAAAGCAGAATCTGTCCCAgcatcaacctgtcctgaaaatctggagccggttggcaaccctacccCCTGGGCTGGAAAAGGAGCCAGGGGAGCGCCAGCCGCACCAACCAAACAATGCCAGGTCATAAGGTCCTGGATTTAgtaccccactgcatgctgggagatGTAGTtccctcccaccacccccacctTTCTTACCAAAATGAGAATTTCAAGTCCATGCATGGCAGAgagtaaaaccagggctggctcaGCCTCTCCCTTCTGACATGGAAttgttctaatccccggctctgtcattGACCCTGTGCGTGATCTCAGGGCAAATCATTTTATCCCCTGTGCCATgcctctaatccccggctctgtcactgactgtgtgtgATCTCATGATGAATCACTTTATCCCCTGTGCCATgcctctaatccccggctctgtcactgaccctGTGTGTGATCTCATGGTGAATCACTCTATCCCCTGTGCCAtggctctaatccccggctctgtcactgaccctGTGTGTGATCTCAGGAGGAATCACTTTATCCCCTGTGCCATgcctctaatccccggctctgtcactgaccctGTGTGTGATCTCATGGTGAATTGCTTTATCCCCTGTGCCAtggctctaatccccggctctgtcactgaccctGTGTGTGATCTCATGGTGAATCACTCTATCCCCTGTGCCATgcctctaatccccggctctgtcactgaccctGTGTGTGATCTCATGGTGAATCACTCTATCCCCTGTGCCATgcctctaatccccggctctgtcactgactctgtgtgtgatcTCATGGTGAATCGCTTTATCCCCTGTGCCATgcctctaatccctggctctgtcactgaccctGTGTGTTTGACCTCGGGATGCGTCACCTCATCCCCCTACGGCTCagatctaatccccggctctgacCTCCCTCTATTTTAACTGCATCCTCCAGCACGGCCGCCCCCTGCCTGttccccctcctcaccccagAGGCCCTGGTTTAGGGACACCAAATTTTGAAGGAAGCCAAATATATCCAAGGCCAAGGAGGCGCCTGTTTCTGCTCGCCTCGGGGGTCAGAAGCGCGCCGGTAGCTTTTGCAGTGGTAACTGCAGTTGCGTTCCCTCCTATAGTATAAGAGAAAGCCTGCCTGAACAAGGGGCTTAGACGTGGGCTACCACGCGGCTTCCTCTGTAGCCCGCAGGGAAAGGCAGTCAAGAACTCCAGAAATGCATCCATTTGACAGCAACagagaaacaacaacaacaaccacaaaATATGCTGTTTCATGGTAAATTAGAGACGACACAAAATCGATGACGTTTCTTTGGTTATGTGCATGGGATTTCCACCAGAGGGCGCTAAGCAGTCATCCCAttagcaggctgatgcaataaggtgcgctCTGCCGAGCGCGCTGTTTAAACCTCTGGTTGGCCGCGCCTCCGCAGCCTCTTATGattataaggggattagcgcgtcctgCATCTTTCTGCGTCCGTCCCTTAGAATGCAAGCTCTTAGGGGCAGGGGATTTTCATGACCTGCAAGCGGTAATGCCTGGTGCCTAAGAGCCAGTGCCTAGTTTTAGTGTCCCCTTGTAAACAAGGTGTTCCCGGGAGGCAGTCAAACAGCGCGCGTGGACAGGGGATTTCCAGAGGCAGACGCGCTGTTTCTCCCCCCCCGCGCTCGGTCGCCAGGTGGGCGACCGGTTTCGGGAAAGTCGCCCCCTTGTGGCCGGAGCCACGCCACTGCCTTCGCACGAAGCCGGGAGGGAAGGACCACCAGCGGTTTAGAAGtttaatttcaaatttttattgattttctttaaataaatgttcttctGTTACACGGTTAATAAGAGATCATCAGATTCTGCAGAGGAAAAATTAACCACGTTACAAAGAAACGCCACCCCCCCCTACCCAGACTATTCCCAATAAATACTGAGGAATTAGCCAGATTATCAGTTTCTCTGTCACAAGACAGCATCACCAGCCCACAGCTGTGGGTCACTCACCCACACCAGGGTGTCACCCCTAACCCCCCACTCACCTCCAGGGTCCCCGTCCCATTTACTCTCAGGATACCCCCACCATCCTATGCACCCACTCACCTCCAGGGTCCCCGTCCCATTTACTCTCAGGATACCCCCACCATCCTATGCTCCCACTCACCTCCAGGGTCCCCGTCCCATTTACTCTCAGGATACCCCCACCATCCTATGCACCCACTCACCTCCAGGGTCCCCGTCCCATTTACTCTCAGGATACCCCCACCATCCTATGCACCCACTCACCTCCAGGGTCCCCGTCCCATTTACTCTCAGGATACCCCCACCATCCTATGCTCCCACTCACCTCCAGGGTCCCCGTCCCATTTACTCTCAGGATACCCCCACCATCCTATGCTCCCACTCACCTCCAGGGTCCCCGTCCCATTTACTCTCAGGATACCCCCACCATCCTATGCTCCCACTCACCTCCAGGGTCCCCGTCCCATTTACTCTCAGGATACCCCCACCATCCTATGCTCCCACTCACCTCCAGGGTCCCCGTCCCATTTACTCTCAGGATACCCCCACCATCCTATGCACCCACTCACCTCCAGGGTCCCCGTCCCATTTACTCTCAGGATACCCCCACCATCCTATGCACCCACTCACCTCCAGGGTCCCCGTCCCATTTACTCTCAGGATACCCCCACCATCCTATGCACCCACTCACCTCCAGGGTCCCCGTCCCATTTACTCTCAGGATACCCCCACCATCCTATGCACCCACTCACCTTCCATTCACcccaagatccccccccccccccccccccgtccagccCCTTACCTCCAGGGTGCCCCTGTCCCATTTAATCCTAAGGCTCCCCCATCTGTCCTGCTTACTCCTAGAAGGACCCCCTCCATCCCATTCATACTCAGAGCCCCCCACTGACCCCCCAGAGCACCTCCTTCCTCTCAACCAGTCACCCCAGTGCACGTTCCCCTCCCCTGTCTCACCGACTCCCCCTCCCTCTGACACATCCACCCACTCCCTCACCCCCTGGACACATCCCTCGCTGTCCCACCCACTCATCAGCAGGATGCCCTCCCTCTATCCACCCATTCACTCCAGGGTGCTCTTCCCGTCCCATTTACCACCAGGAcatccccccacccaaccccacCACATCTACCCACTCTCTTCcaaggtgcccccccccccccaatcctattCACCCCATCTACAACCCCTCCTCTGCCATATCCACCCACTCCCCTCCAGGGTTCCCTGGCCCTATTTATCCCAAAGGCATACCCTggctccctcccacccactcacctcCAGAGCTCACCCTCTCCATCCCACTTATCCCCAGGGTGCCTCTCTCCATCTCAACCAGTCACTCCCACAGCATGTCCCCCTCCCCGTCACATCCATCCGCTCACTCATCCCCAGAATACCCTCATTCATCCCACCCATACACTCATTCCACCCTTCATCCTACTCACTCCCagggtgccctcccccccccccccatcctaccTACACACTCACCCCCAATGTAATTCCTTTCTTCTGTCAgacccacacactcattctccccctcactgtccccacccactcaccctgagggcacccccacccccactctgtCCCATTCACTCAACCCCTCCTGTGACCCTACTTGCTCACTCACGTTTAGGAtgcaccctccccctcctccctcaatCCAGGGCTTCCTCTGACCTACTCACTCACCCCCAGTGCTCTCCCTCTGTCTCACCTACTCAAACCCAGcgttctcccctctctccctctcacctccatgGCTCCCCCCTCTGTCCCACCCACCCCTGTCTCACCTTCTCAAACCCAGcgttctcccctctctccctctcacctccacggCTCCCCCCTCTGTCCCACCCACCCCATCCCTGCCAGAGCTCAAACCCGCTTGCCTTACCCCAGCAGGAGTCTGCCTGGCCCACGGTTCTTATTTTATTATGGTTAGGAATCACTGACCACGGCGTGACAGTACTGTTACTGCGGTCGCCGGCTGTGGCCTGGAGCCTTTGACCACGGTGTGACAGCACTGTGACTGCAGTCGCCGATCGTGGTGCGGCATGGTAGCATGGCAGACGATGGCCAGAATGAAATGACCAATGGGCCTGCCCAGCTATTCCTGTCCACAGTGGCAAGGatgtatcccagctgccagccgcGCGGCGAGAACATTTCGTAAAGGCAGTTGACAGTGCCGGAACCACGGTCGGTCACGGGTATGGTGAGCAGGCCCTGGGCCAACCGTCGGTGGTCCGCCCCCTCACCCATGCGTGGACCCCAGCGGCAGCGGCAGGCCGCCGCGATGCTTTTCACTTTTATAGATACAGAAAGCCTCTCTGGATCAAGAAGTCTCTGGGGCATTTCCCATCATCTCCTCTGGCCGGGGCAATCACTGGCAGTTAATGCTTCCCCAGGTTAAACCCCATCCGTGTAAGGGCAGGCGCTGGCCGTCGATCCCCTCCCCGTCTTGACTCCCTCTGCTTTATCTCAAGGCGTCCGGTGCGCCAGAGGAAGGGGGCGCGGATCTCTTAGCATcgtctcccaccccaccccccaatgccaccagcaccttctccccacccccccccccccccttcgggaGCAGACTCTGACCcttcccccagccccaccccgaAGAATCACGTGATCCTAGGGCGATGGGGGCCGCACGCATAGAGAGGAGGAAGAAATAGCGACCGCCCCCTTCCGCAGAAAGAGCGCGCCGCCACGTGCTGGCTTTTCTTCCCGCCACCCGGAAATGGCTCTTGAAGCTAATACTATGAAAGAATAAAtaagcataataataataataataatagtaataaatatcATCAGAATAGTACATCTTCTCCCCGGGCACTCGCCTGCCTGGTGCCCTTGAAGGATAGCTgaagagagaatgaggaggagggatagaaagcaggagaggagggagggctgCACAGTCctgaaggaagagaggagatggtgaaggctTCATCAGGAGATCCTGCCTGGCCAGGTGCAGAGGACGggcgggcaggggggggggggagagggcgtCTGAGATGCTATTTCTGGTAGgacgcccccccaccccccgtgccGGAGGTCAGGGATCGAGCTCGCTGTCGTTGTGCTGGGCGGCGATAATGATGACCACGGTAAGGATGGTGCACAGGACCATGGAGGCGATGCCCACCGCCAGGGTGATGAAGGAGCAGTTGCGGGCCTCCCGGGAGGCGATTTCGGCAGAGAAGATGTCCCCCCGGGCGATGGCGTTCCTCAcctgtggaaggggggggggggagagggggaggaggaggtggaaaaaaaaaaaaaagagagagaggtgaccaGACGCCCAGCATGAGGCTGGGGTCCATCACCCAGCAGGGCCCTCAAGAGCCCTCAAGGCCTGGAAGGTCACTGGGGTGGCCCCCTTTGAAGGGCAGGGGAAGGTGCGAGACGTGCGCCCGAGCTCTCACCTGTACGGCCTTGAAGATGGCGCAGATGCCCGTGGGCCAGAAGCAGCAGATGGTGGTCAGCACGGCGATGGGGAGGTAGTCGTGGGGCGGCCTCCGGGGCTCCAGGATGGCAATGCCGGGGGGCATCTGGGGGGCGGCGATCCCTGGCTGGGCCCCTCCATTGCCGCCCGGGTACGGCTGCTGCAACCACAGgagagaaaaataataataataataataataataataataataaaaaaaatacattcttcCCACAGGTCCAGTGCTCCACCTCCACCCGCTCCCCTCCAGAGTCAGCAGTGAGAGATTAATAATGATCTGTCCGCACACCCTTTACCtgcagggaccccccccccaacccatcccGAGTTGCAGGATCCTGCCCCACCACTAGGGTGAGCAGTGGAGTCTGGAATcccagcgcccccccccctccccccaccaccactcagGTACTCACCGTGCCCACGGGATAGACAGGGACGTAGGCGGTGCAGGGCTGCAGCTGCATGGGGTATGCCTGTTGCATGTAGCCTCCGGCGGGGAGCGTCCCCATGGATGGGTGCGTCTGCACCACGTAGCCCTGGGGGTTGCCATTGAACTGCGTCTCCTGCACGTGGCTCTGATGGGACTCCGGGCGGGGCAGCGTGGCGGAgggtggctggggaggggggtcgTTGTAGCCGGGGATCACCCCATTACAGGGCCCCTCTGGCTGCACGGGGTtataggggggaggggaggtgtggGGGGTCGTGTCCGGCAGACCTGGGAATAAAAGGCAGAAGAGGGGTAACTAGGGAGAgcggaaaagagagagagagatgggggaggggggagatgaggCAGATGGACAGAGATACACAGcgcgtgggggagggggaggtgggg
The nucleotide sequence above comes from Rhinatrema bivittatum unplaced genomic scaffold, aRhiBiv1.1, whole genome shotgun sequence. Encoded proteins:
- the LOC115081443 gene encoding transmembrane protein 268-like; amino-acid sequence: MDGTESGAPRPGQTAIDLRLPAGHPEACTTDSRHAGPEDPEGSGCLQDRAAPLYNGRVLLTLGTGAPCWGPGFDYGACGPAFARHGLRVPSEDYELPLRQALDAPEVRRFLCFSSCWFLTLLAPTLYVLAWCALFSTFHLFLRPLVEEHLAVSCLGFSAASVLFAGAVALLLGRSRGQVTMNSDVRLMRANEGLRGHRLLVGLSDCMESCMGRLQLTFCFFDVGDCLQRLIQLLEGRPGSQNPLQAGVRRKMGGFCVSVMENGPVPLQAAGAKSMDSEETPLLHGSREGENDGEASGQGRLRSAPAHTVVVSLVPGGTPQEAASWLLTLYGACYAGLLGAGRLPRTSRSLHAREAAVPCLCQHIERSLLGPCSS
- the LOC115081449 gene encoding proline-rich transmembrane protein 1-like produces the protein MGTLPAGGYMQQAYPMQLQPCTAYVPVYPVGTQPYPGGNGGAQPGIAAPQMPPGIAILEPRRPPHDYLPIAVLTTICCFWPTGICAIFKAVQVRNAIARGDIFSAEIASREARNCSFITLAVGIASMVLCTILTVVIIIAAQHNDSELDP